A window of the Bacillus sp. A301a_S52 genome harbors these coding sequences:
- the noc gene encoding nucleoid occlusion protein — translation MKQSFSKLFGLNEKNEEIEDNVMSETEEVKQLPVADIVPNRYQPRTVFHDDKIDELAQTIKTHGIIQPIVVRERNGRFEIIAGERRWRAVTKLGWEHIPAVIKDLDDTKTASVALIENLQREGLTSIEEAMAYAKLLDLHGLTQESLAQRLGKGQSTVANKLRLLNLPASVQDALLNRRITERHARALIGLKDKEKQEKVLEKIIEQELNVKQTEELIAKFSEEVPKKKTKAIRKAVSKDTRLAMNTIRKSVDMVAQTGMTIDTNEEEHDDFYQFTIRIPKK, via the coding sequence ATGAAACAATCATTTTCAAAGCTATTTGGATTAAATGAAAAAAACGAAGAAATAGAAGACAATGTCATGAGTGAAACGGAGGAAGTGAAACAGCTTCCGGTTGCCGACATTGTTCCAAACCGATATCAACCACGAACGGTTTTCCATGATGATAAAATAGATGAGTTGGCGCAAACAATTAAAACTCATGGGATTATTCAACCGATCGTGGTAAGAGAACGCAACGGTAGATTTGAAATTATTGCTGGCGAGCGTCGATGGCGGGCAGTAACGAAGCTTGGTTGGGAACATATCCCTGCTGTCATTAAAGACCTAGATGATACTAAGACGGCTTCAGTAGCATTGATTGAAAATCTTCAGCGGGAAGGGTTGACGTCTATTGAGGAAGCAATGGCTTATGCTAAATTGCTTGATCTTCATGGCTTAACTCAAGAAAGCTTAGCTCAACGTCTTGGAAAAGGACAATCGACCGTTGCTAATAAATTACGGTTATTAAATCTTCCAGCGTCAGTTCAAGATGCCTTGTTAAATCGGCGTATCACTGAAAGACACGCGAGAGCACTTATCGGTTTAAAAGATAAAGAAAAACAAGAGAAAGTGTTAGAAAAAATCATTGAGCAGGAGCTTAATGTTAAACAAACAGAAGAGTTGATTGCGAAATTTTCTGAAGAGGTGCCTAAGAAAAAAACGAAAGCGATACGAAAAGCGGTTTCTAAAGATACTCGTCTCGCGATGAATACCATTCGAAAATCAGTAGATATGGTTGCACAAACCGGTATGACGATTGATACAAACGAAGAAGAGCACGACGATTTCTATCAATTTACTATACGAATCCCTAAAAAGTAA
- a CDS encoding ParA family protein — protein MGKVIAIANQKGGVGKTTTAVNLSACLAHEGNKVLIIDIDPQGNTTSGIGIDKGDIDECIYNVLVEDQKASKVVVPTVMENLFIVPSTIQLAGAEIELVPTISREVRLKRAIDSIKEDYDYIVIDCPPSLGLLTINSLTASDAVLIPVQCEYYALEGLSQLLNTVRLVQKHLNHDLEIEGVLLTMLDARTNLGIQVIEEVKKYFREKVFQTIIPRNVRLGEAPSHGEPIITYDPKSRGAEVYLDLAKEVMAHG, from the coding sequence ATGGGGAAAGTCATAGCCATCGCAAATCAAAAAGGTGGAGTCGGTAAAACGACAACAGCAGTAAATTTGAGTGCGTGTCTTGCTCATGAAGGAAATAAAGTCCTTATTATTGATATTGATCCACAAGGGAATACCACAAGTGGGATCGGTATAGATAAAGGCGATATTGATGAATGTATCTATAACGTTCTTGTGGAAGATCAAAAGGCGAGCAAAGTCGTTGTGCCCACTGTTATGGAGAATTTATTTATCGTACCTTCAACGATACAACTAGCCGGTGCGGAAATTGAGCTAGTGCCAACCATTTCGAGGGAAGTTCGTTTAAAGCGAGCCATAGATAGCATTAAAGAGGACTATGATTATATCGTAATTGATTGCCCGCCATCGTTGGGTCTTCTTACCATTAATTCATTAACCGCATCCGATGCTGTCCTTATTCCAGTTCAATGTGAATATTATGCATTAGAAGGTCTCAGTCAGTTATTAAACACAGTCCGTCTCGTACAGAAGCATTTAAATCATGACTTGGAAATTGAAGGTGTACTTTTAACGATGCTTGATGCTAGGACAAATTTAGGTATCCAAGTTATTGAAGAAGTGAAAAAATACTTTCGGGAAAAAGTGTTTCAAACCATCATTCCAAGAAATGTCCGCTTAGGTGAAGCACCGAGCCATGGCGAACCTATTATTACGTATGACCCGAAGTCACGTGGAGCGGAAGTGTATTTAGATTTAGCGAAGGAAGTGATGGCTCATGGCTAG